The Zingiber officinale cultivar Zhangliang chromosome 9A, Zo_v1.1, whole genome shotgun sequence genome window below encodes:
- the LOC122021278 gene encoding sphinganine C4-monooxygenase 2-like, with amino-acid sequence MAFAVASDEVLGTFVPVAVYWIYSGIYALLGDLDEYRLHNKAEEDTKNVVSKSTVVKGVLVQQAFQIAVSLSLFSVVSDDNGTKVQPSLLTLAIQFMAAMFVLDTWQYFIHRYMHINKSLYKHIHSKHHTLVVPYAYGALYNHPLEGLLLDTLGGALSFVVSGMTPRTGIFFFCFATIKTVDDHCGLWLPGNLLHMFFSNNSAYHDVHHQLYGTKFNFSQPFFVTWDKILGTYMPYSLEKRKEGGFEVRPIKVKS; translated from the exons ATGGCATTTGCAGTGGCATCTGATGAGGTTTTAGGCACATTTGTGCCTGTTGCTGTGTATTGGATCTACTCAGGAATCTATGCGTTGCTCGGCGACTTGGACGAGTACAGATTGCACAACAAGGCTGAAGAGGACACCAAGAATGTCGTCTCTAAGTCCACCGTCGTCAAAGGCGTTCTCGTTCAACAGGCTTTTCAGATTGCGGTTTCCCTTTCTTTGTTCTCC GTTGTTAGCGACGATAACGGAACAAAGGTGCAACCCAGCTTACTCACGCTCGCCATCCAGTTCATGGCTGCCATGTTTGTGCTCGATACATGGCAGTATTTCATTCACAGGTACATGCACATCAATAAGTCATTGTACAAGCACATTCACTCCAAGCACCACACCCTCGTTGTGCCCTACGCCTATGGTGCACTGTACAACCACCCTCTAGAGGGTCTTCTCCTAGACACTCTTGGTGGAGCTCTATCGTTTGTTGTCTCGGGGATGACTCCTCGCACTGGCATTTTCTTCTTTTGCTTTGCGACTATTAAGACTGTCGACGACCATTGTGGCTTGTGGCTGCCTGGGAACCTATTACACATGTTCTTTAGCAACAACAGTGCATATCATGATGTGCATCATCAGCTCTATGGCACCAAATTCAATTTCTCGCAACCCTTCTTCGTTACGTGGGATAAAATTTTAGGAACTTACATGCCCTACTCGCTTGAGAAGAGGAAAGAAGGTGGATTTGAAGTTCGACCTATCAAAGTCAAGAGCTAA